From the Erythrolamprus reginae isolate rEryReg1 chromosome Z, rEryReg1.hap1, whole genome shotgun sequence genome, one window contains:
- the IL25 gene encoding interleukin-25, which translates to MQHLWLAVLSVLFSAPLLRQAHGCFSKHDCCHHSRIDQLGAGLRVPEPIPTPPSPTDSATGCRATSSGTEAQRSTSPWSYKKDFIPTRYPQNLWQASCSCDHCLSLKPSVPHQKMKTYNSLDPRGNSVTVTSSILVFYRVQCPDHLGLYYLQPQNYVVNVSCACVVPIYSSKGQEIVKIHAQVILNVWMKATQQENSSNQ; encoded by the exons GCCGTCCTCAGCGTCCTGTTCTCAGCGCCCCTGTTACGCCAAGCACATGGGTGCTTTTCAAAGCATGACTGTTGCCATCACAGCCGGATTGACCAATTGGGGGCGGGCCTCCGAGTGCCAGAACCAatccccacccctccctcccccacggATTCAGCCACGGGTTGCCGAGCGACGTCGAGCGGTACCGAGGCCCAACGATCCACCTCTCCTTGGAGTTACAA GAAGGATTTCATCCCGACACGTTACCCGCAGAACCTCTGGCAGGCGTCTTGCTCTTGCGACCATTGTCTGTCCCTCAAGCCTTCCGTGCCACACCAGAAAATGAAGACCTACAACTCTTTGGACCCGAGGGGCAACTCCGTCACGGTGACGAGTAGCATTCTTGTCTTCTATCGGGTACAGTGTCCCGACCATCTGGGCTTGTATTATCTGCAACCTCAGAATTACGTGGTCAACGTCTCTTGCGCTTGCGTGGTTCCCATATACTCGAGCAAAGGGCAGGAGATT GTCAAAATTCATGCACAGGTCATCCTCAACGTATGGATGAAAGCAACACAGCAGGAGAACAGCTCtaaccagtga